The sequence TATTATAACAACATGATTTCTAAAACTGAATTCGAAAATTTTAAGAAAAAATTTGACGTGGTGAGTGTTTTTATTGAGAACAATGAAGAAATATTGCTATTGCACCGTCAAGATCACAAACCTCAAGGTAATATCTGGGCTTTAGTGGCAGGCAAGGTAGACAATGATGAAGAGCTCGCCGACGCACTAGTGCGAGAAATACAAGAAGAAATTGGCTTAAAATTTACACCGGAAGAATGTCAGTATTTTGAAAAATATTATGTTCGATACCCCGAGTACGATTTTATTTATCACACATTCCACCTTCCTTTAAAAGAAAGACCTACGCTAAATCTAAATTTGGAAGAGCACAAAGATCATAGATGGCTAAAACCTGAAGAAGCCCTAAAGCTTGATTTGATACCAGATGAGGATGTGTGTATTAAGGGGTTTTATAATATTGTTTAGCTTGGCGTTCCATTTTTTTGGATTTTTGCAAAGTAAAAAGCTCCTCACGGTTTTCCGCGAGGAGCTTTGATTTTAATTTTTACTTCGAGTATGGTCGGCAGACCTTCATCTTGGCCACCCAGAAACCGACGCGGAAGACCTGAGGCAATCTTCCTCCATATGGCTTCGGCAAATGAGCCAAATCCACGGATTCGGGAGCCTTGGAGACTACCAGGTTCCCATTAAGCCAGCGGCTGTAGGCGCTTTGCTTTGGTGGTTTTGGCACCTTGGCGAGCACTTTTTCCGGAGTCGGAGGCTTTGTCGCGGCGTAGGCATGCAGTTTATCCGTCAACCGCTTTGCACGCCACTTTGTCCACCACTGTCCAATTGGCCGGAGCACGAATTTATCCAACGGCGGAGCGATGAACCTGACAAAAAATACTGACGTCAGGAAGATTAGGGTAAGCACCATAAACAATGCTAAAAACACCGCCCTTATATCAGGGATTGCTTTTGTCAGAAATGGCCACAATGCCACCAGAATTTGCCAGGACAGACAGGCTCCAACGACCTCAACCGGTGTGACCGGCATGAAGACTTTTTCTCCATTTTTGTTACGCCCCCAATACCGGTATTTTCTGTCCCAATCGTTGGAAGGGTAGTAGAAAACATCGGGTGAATATTCTACCATTGACCCAGGATCATGATCCCATAGATATTTAATCTC comes from Candidatus Paceibacterota bacterium and encodes:
- a CDS encoding NUDIX domain-containing protein, which gives rise to MISKTEFENFKKKFDVVSVFIENNEEILLLHRQDHKPQGNIWALVAGKVDNDEELADALVREIQEEIGLKFTPEECQYFEKYYVRYPEYDFIYHTFHLPLKERPTLNLNLEEHKDHRWLKPEEALKLDLIPDEDVCIKGFYNIV